The Rhodothermales bacterium genome includes the window CATGCTGATTGAGACTCGCGCCAGGTACCCGATATGTGAGTCTGGCGGATTGGCACGGATAGCGGAGAACATCGCGGCGCGGATCGGCACCGGGACCGGCCGCGGCGATTGGGATGGCTGAGGACTCACTGGGAGGAACTGAGGGACGAACGTGGTGCAAGGTGGGGCGCGGCGACTGTGGTGGCATCGCGCAATCACGCTGTTCTGCTGAGGAGAGCAAATAGGGCGGGCGCCGCCGGCACCCGCCCCTTGCCGTGCTGCCGCCAAACCATCGACAGGCAAGGCTCCCCGCAGCACGACTTTCGGATGCTTAACGCATCAACACAAACAATCCGGCACCTTCCGACACGCCGCACGTTCGGGGCGGCTCCGATACTTGCTGGCCGAATTCATCGACCGGTTCCGCGATTTCTCGGGACATCGATAGGCACTCCCAATCATCCAGTCATCGTTGCAGATGTTCGTCATGCGAACCTGCATGGCAACGGTCGAGAAGGAGGAATGGTGAATAGGGCCTGCTTTCCGAGTCATGGTCCTGACGGTCTGGTGGCGGGGAGCCTTTCAACGAGGTCCTCGCACCTGCCGAAATGTGCGGACTACTTCAGCAGATCGTCTGCACCGTCGGCCGCTTCCTCGTCATCCACATTGCGGAGCTCCTCGTAGTAGCGACGCCAGAAATCCGCCGCCTCGCGCCACTCGGGGTAGCGAGCAACACGACGCGCTACCTTTGCCCTGACGTCGGCGGGCAGCCTCTCGGGATCTCTGACCCAGAGTTCCAGGATATGCGAATCCGGTTTGGGCATGGGGGAGCCGGCACCTGCACTTCCCCACTACGAAACTGTTTCCGGGCGGGTGCTCACCACCACGTCCTCTCACCCCGCCCGTTCTGCGGAGAGGTCTGCAAGGTACTCGGCTCGAAGCCGCCGCCGAAACTGACGGAGGACGTATTCAAACGTGTTGCGGTGCCGCTCGCGATACTCCTTCGCAGTCAAATGCAACGTGCTTGCCACTGCGGCCGAGTGACAGTAACCCCTGACAACAACGAGAAACGCCGCCTCCTGGTAGGCCTCGTACACAGGGCGCGAGACCTTGCCTTGATACGACGGCCACATCCGGGACGAGACTGCGCGGATCACGTCGCGCACCCAGTCGGCGCTGAGGTTGCTATACGCAGTGGGCTCCTGAGCTTCCCCGGATACCGGTCGGGTCCGAGCCAGCGCATTCCGGAGCGCGATTGCCAGGCCGGTGAGGGGAACCGATGGCGCAAACAACGTCTGGTGACGCAGAACGCGCACCGTGCAGGCCAAAAGGTCAGGAGCCGTGTCTCCTTCACAGACGCACACCCGGCGCTCAAACAACTCCAGCGGGATCGGTTCAAGAGCGTTCTCAACCGGCGCCTCCGACGTCCGAATCCAGGCTACCTGGCCTTTCTTGTAAAGGACCACCTCTGCAGACTCGGCAATGGTCAGCTTCAGATTTCGGATGAGTCGAGCCAATTGCGGGTCTCGTTCGCCGTGCATGCGATAGACGCCGTCCAGGGTCTTTCTGAACACGAACTGCCGGAAGGCTGTGAAGACCTGCTCTTCCTCCCAGGAGCGCCAATCATGCTGGTCGAAGTAGGCAATGAACTCGGGCAAAGCCCCCGAAGCATCCCGGCGAAAAGCGTCGGCGAGACAATCGACCGCGACATCGCGATCGCTCAATAGTGGATCTACAAAAGCCCAGGCGGCCGGGCGTCGCGACCTCACAAGCGCGAGCGACATCCTGATTGCTGTCTCCGCCACCAGCCTGACCGACCGTTGGGTCGGATCCGGCGCCATCACCGCAGCCAAATGCGGCTTCAGGTTGGACCTGCAACTCGTGGACACAACATTTCTGGAACTGCGGTCGCCATCCCTGGCGAGGCCCGCGCCATCGCGCGTTGGAGGGCAACCGGTGAGGGGCTCACGCGCTTGAACCACCGGGACCAGTCCAGGCAGATTCACGCGCTGTTCATGAACGCCATTCCCAGGCGGCATTGCACTTCCAGTTTTCTGAGAGTGCGCACTCATATGCCGTCACCACGCGACTGGACGTCCTGGAAGAACGAGCGGAATCGCCCGGCCCACTCCTCATCGAAGCTGATCATCCCTACAAAGTCCCCGGAGGCTGAGAGCTTTAAGAAGGTCTCCAGCTGGGTCCAATCCTTCAGGCGGCGGGTGAGCGTGGTGCGACCGAACGGCAAGTGTGCGCCGACAACTTCCAGCGCGTGCTCGAAAGGGAGCCCAGCTGCTCGGGCCAAACTGAAATAGGCGACCACCGTGTGAGCCAGTAGGACCCCCTCGAGATAGGCCCCGAAGCGGGACACCAACGGAGTGTCGTAGTCGATCTTCGGTGGGGACAGGTCTTGGGAATTTGAGGACACGGCGGCTGAGGTCGATGGCTGTGGTAAGAGCCTAACCCTTGCGCGACAGCCTGACGGACTCCCGCGAACCGATTGTCCGATTTCGTCCGGATTTTTGTCAGTTTTTGTCCACGACCTGCCGGCCGACCGGGCAGGCTTCGCGACTTTCCGCGAGTACTATCTGCTTGGGGCACCGGGCAAGCCTGGCGACGCAATCGCGAACAGCGTGCCGAAGACGGCCCTGTCGAGTCCACCATATTCGGCCTGGGTCAGCTCTTCGAGGGTGCCCTCGCACTTCAGCTCGGGGCGGCTGTATGGCTGTCTGCCGGCTTTCGTCTTCTTGTCTGAAGGTGCTGGTGGCTTCACGGAGTCAGTGGTGGTCGCACCACGTGGGTGGCGCCAATCGCTTCAGTGGACGACTCTCGGAACTGCCTAAGGTAGGGACACGGTCGGCTTCCTGCGTCTTCGTTTGTTCACCCACTGTACAACATCGCCCAAAAAAGAAGCGGAGCGCCCCCCGATGGAGCGCCCCGCCTCAGCCATGCTGTCAGCCACCTCCCCGATGGCTCCCCCCAGCATGACGTAAAGCCTGGGGCCCGACTACTAACTCTGATGGCCCCGGCGAACAAAATGTGCGGCAACCCGCGTAGTGGGAATTACGAACTCCGGGCAACTCCGCCAACCCCTGCCAAACCTTTGGAAGTGGCCTTTCTCATTTCTCCGGTTCGGCCTGTAATTCCTGCAATTCAGCCATGAAACGGCGGATTTCGTTCGGCCATCCCTCTGTGTTTGTGACAAACGGCAAGTACTGGTCCGACTCAGAAAGCTTCAGGAAAGAGTCCTGCTGGGCCCAGTCCTTCAATCTCCGATTTATCGTGGTTCGCGAGAACGGCAGATAGCGCGCCAATAGATCCAGCGAATCGTCGTACGACAACCCGGCGTTCCGCGCCAGATTGAACCACATCACCACCGTGTGCGAGATCAGGACGCCTTCGAGATAGCTCGCAAAGCGAGCCACTACCGGAGTGTCGTAGTCGATCGAGAGATCCTGCGACTTCTCTTCCATGTTGTGCCAGTCGATTGAGAAAAAACTATCCGCTTCAACGCGCGGGCACCATAGTCAAAATTGACCTTTTTTCGGGCGATGGGCTCCGCACCCCCGCCCCACGATCTGCCGAGAATCATTGGAACCGGTGACTTGGCACATTGCGTTCAGGCACCGCACCTGGCCCCACCCCTCCCTGCATGCGTCACTGCCCCAACTGCGACACCCGCCTTGAAGGCGCATTCTGCCACACGTGCGGCCAACCGGACACCGGTCGCCTCACCATGCGCGGATTCTTTCAGTATGCGGCCAGCCGCATGTTCAGTATGGACCGAGGCTTCCTGCTCACGCTGGTCGGCATGTTCCGGGAGCCAGGAGACGTCCCGAGGCGGTTCGTCGAGGGCAAACGAGCCTGGTACACGAATCCACTGTCCTACTGGCTGATCGCGGCAGCCGTGCAGCTCCTGGCGCTGAACCTGATCGAGGACGGCTATCTGGCCTATCTCCAGAACCAGCTTCGCTCTCAGATGGAGACCATGGGAGACATGGGAGCGGAGTCCCTGCGGGTTATGCCGAACTCTGGAACGTCGAGGATCCGGTTCCGCAACTCGCGGCCGTCATGCTGCGCTCGGTGACCGCTGCCTACTCGTACATGGGCCTGTTCTTTGCGTTCGCGATGGCCGGCTTGCTCAGCCTGTTCATGCGCAAGAACAGAGGCGGCTTCAATCTCGCCGAGCAGTTCGTCTTTTCCCTGTTTGTGATTGGCCACTGGACGCTGTTCACAGGGCTGATACTGCCCATCACGTTCCGCATATCCCCGATTCTGCACAGCACCATCGGCATCGGGGGCTATTTCGTACTGTTCGCCGTGGCCTCCCTGGGCTTTCATCAGGAGGGGGCCAAGGGCGTGCTCAAGACCTCCCTCTGCCTGGCGATCGCCTTCCTGGCCTACTTCATCATCCTGGCCATCGTCATGATGATATTCGTGATCCTCGCGACCCTGGACGCTGCCGGAGGCTGACCCATGCGCAATCTGCCCCTTTTCGCTCTCCTCGCTCTAGCCGCATGCGGAACGGATCCGCACGCCGAGAGCATTACCCGCCTCGAGTCTGAGGTCGTCAAGGCACGCATTTTTGACGATGAAGCCGGGCCGACCCTGGAAGAGCGCATGCAGCAACTCGGCGTGCCCGCCCTGAGCGTGGCTGTACTCCTGGACGGCGAGATCGCCTGGGCCCGGGCCTGGGGCATCGCAGACAGCGCCTCCGGCCGCGCGGCCACCACGGAGACCCTGTTCCAGGCCGCTTCAATCTCCAAGCCCGTCGCTGCAACCGCCATGCACGACATGGTCGAAGACGGCCTGCTGACGCTGGACGGTAACATCAATGACCACCTCACATCGTGGTCGCTACCTGACAACGCGTTCACCCGGGACGAAAAGGTGACCCTGCGCCGCATCACCGAGCACTCGGCCGGCCTCACCGTCTGGGGATTTCCGGGCTACAACCGGGACGAGTCCCTGCCAACGACCGCACAGGTGCTGGACGGCGAGGGCAATACGGACTCCGTCCGGGTCTACAAGACCCCCGGCGAAAGCTGGCAATACTCCGGCGGCGGGTACACCATCATGCAGCTGGCGATGGCCGAGGCGGCTAACCAGTCGTTTCCAGACATCCTGCAGGCCCGGGTGCTGGAGCCCGCCGGCATGACGAGCAGCGGCTATTGGCAACCGCTACCTGAGCGTTTGTATGACGCGGCAGCAACCGGCTACCGGTCCAGTGGCGCCGTCGTCGACGGAAACTGGCACGTCTACCCCGAAATGGCCGCGGCCGGCCTCTGGACCACACCCTCAGACCTGCTCCGGTGGTCGATGACCATCATGAATGACAGAGCCGGTGCGGGCACCATTCTGGATTCCGAGACGGTCGAAACCATGCTTACCAAAGGTCCGGGTGGTCATGGTCTGGGCCCGAGCATCTCTGAGGACGGCCTCAAGTTCGGCCATGGTGGTGCCAATGAAGGATTCCGCTGCAACCTGATGACGTTCCAGGATGGTCGCGGCGGCATCGCCATCATGACCAACTCAGACAGTGGCGGAACGATGGCCTACGAGATGTTGCTGACCGCCGCCCGCGAGTACGGTTGGGAGGGCTTCGAGCCCCAGCGCCTGGAAACGACCGCGCTTACGGACGATGAGGTCGCCGCTCTTGTCGGCCAGTACCGTTACGAGCCCGGACTGGTGACCGTCGAACACGAAGACGGCACCTTCCGACTCACCTCCGAGTGGGACGGACAGTATGCCACGATGGTGCCCACGTCAGCAAACGAGCTCCACGCCCGAACCGATCAGGATCGCGTGCGCCTGGAAACGGCCGACGACGGCACCATGACCCTGGTCTGGAATGACCAGTGGCGCGGCATCAAGCAGTAGCCGTCAGTCCCCTGCCGGCACTCCTCCGGCCAGCACGTCAAAGCGAACCGTCACGTCCTTCGAGACCACCAGGGCGCCGAACATGGCCTTTGGCGGCTGGATCCGGTAGTCCGTCATGGACACCTCCTGGGAGCCGGTAAAGCGTACACCGCCGTCGACAGCGGCCATCAGCACATCCATTTCGACTTCCTGCTCGACGCCGGCAATCTCCAGCGTGCCTTTTGTCGCAAGCAGCAAACCGCCATCAACCGCCTGACTGCCGGCCACCTCAGAAAGCACGAAGCGAATCTCCGGGTTTGCAGGCGTCTTCAGCGCGCGCGTGATCAGCCGGTCCTGAATAACCCCGCTCTCGCCCTTGATCGTCGTCGCGTCAACCACGAATTCTGCGGAAACCACGCTGCCTTCGGCCATCTCGAAGGTGCCGGCGAACGACGAAGCCTTGACGGTCCAGTCGCTCTTGTTCGACGATCCGTCAATCTCGAGCGTCGACCCCTCCTGGACGGTGAGCGTTTGTGCGGATGCAGGAAGCGCCATGAGCGCAATAATCAGTAGGGGCAGGAATCGCAGCATAGCCTGTTTCAGGGTTTGACGGTTATCTTGAGGGCTCGCCGCAACTGATCGGCACCCTCAAGCACCTCACCCGATCCAATTCAGCC containing:
- a CDS encoding DUF3667 domain-containing protein; translation: MRHCPNCDTRLEGAFCHTCGQPDTGRLTMRGFFQYAASRMFSMDRGFLLTLVGMFREPGDVPRRFVEGKRAWYTNPLSYWLIAAAVQLLALNLIEDGYLAYLQNQLRSQMETMGDMGAESLRVMPNSGTSRIRFRNSRPSCCAR
- a CDS encoding YceI family protein; its protein translation is MLRFLPLLIIALMALPASAQTLTVQEGSTLEIDGSSNKSDWTVKASSFAGTFEMAEGSVVSAEFVVDATTIKGESGVIQDRLITRALKTPANPEIRFVLSEVAGSQAVDGGLLLATKGTLEIAGVEQEVEMDVLMAAVDGGVRFTGSQEVSMTDYRIQPPKAMFGALVVSKDVTVRFDVLAGGVPAGD
- a CDS encoding beta-lactamase family protein; amino-acid sequence: MRNLPLFALLALAACGTDPHAESITRLESEVVKARIFDDEAGPTLEERMQQLGVPALSVAVLLDGEIAWARAWGIADSASGRAATTETLFQAASISKPVAATAMHDMVEDGLLTLDGNINDHLTSWSLPDNAFTRDEKVTLRRITEHSAGLTVWGFPGYNRDESLPTTAQVLDGEGNTDSVRVYKTPGESWQYSGGGYTIMQLAMAEAANQSFPDILQARVLEPAGMTSSGYWQPLPERLYDAAATGYRSSGAVVDGNWHVYPEMAAAGLWTTPSDLLRWSMTIMNDRAGAGTILDSETVETMLTKGPGGHGLGPSISEDGLKFGHGGANEGFRCNLMTFQDGRGGIAIMTNSDSGGTMAYEMLLTAAREYGWEGFEPQRLETTALTDDEVAALVGQYRYEPGLVTVEHEDGTFRLTSEWDGQYATMVPTSANELHARTDQDRVRLETADDGTMTLVWNDQWRGIKQ